One stretch of Methylopila sp. 73B DNA includes these proteins:
- a CDS encoding mandelate racemase/muconate lactonizing enzyme family protein encodes MAGLAPGEATTDRIAWVKLSLAFLPLKTPISDAKVLTGRQKPLTEVAILFCEIESANGAFGHGFSYSKRAGGPGMFAHAKEIANNLIGEDPNDIARLWEKLCWAGASVGRSGLAVQAIAAMDIALWDMKAKRAGLPLAKLLGAHRDSVRAYNTSGGFLSSPIEEVLESCARLKDKGIGGVKIKVGQPDPMVDLSRVEAVRKLLGDAFPVAVDANQQWDRPTASRVGRALEPMNLFWIEEPLDAYDAEGHARLAAALDTPIATGEMLTSVAEHFELIRNDSVDFIQPDAGRVGGITQFLKIMALADFKGLKMAPHFAMEIHLHLCAAYPREPWVEHFDWLEPLFDETLEIRDGRMVVPNRPGLGFTISEQARAWTVATHEEGKRG; translated from the coding sequence ATGGCCGGCCTCGCGCCCGGCGAAGCCACCACCGACCGCATCGCCTGGGTCAAGCTCTCGCTCGCCTTCCTGCCGCTCAAGACCCCGATCAGCGACGCCAAGGTGCTGACCGGGCGGCAGAAGCCGCTGACCGAGGTCGCGATCCTGTTCTGCGAGATCGAGAGCGCCAACGGCGCCTTCGGCCACGGCTTCAGCTATTCCAAGCGCGCCGGCGGTCCGGGCATGTTCGCCCACGCCAAGGAGATCGCGAACAACCTCATCGGCGAGGACCCGAACGACATCGCGCGCCTCTGGGAGAAGCTCTGCTGGGCCGGGGCCTCGGTCGGGCGCTCAGGGCTCGCGGTCCAGGCGATTGCCGCGATGGACATCGCGCTCTGGGACATGAAGGCGAAGCGCGCCGGCCTGCCGCTCGCCAAGCTTCTCGGCGCCCACCGGGACAGCGTGCGCGCCTACAACACGTCGGGCGGCTTCCTGTCGTCGCCGATCGAGGAGGTGCTGGAGAGCTGCGCCCGCCTGAAGGACAAGGGCATCGGCGGCGTGAAGATCAAGGTCGGCCAGCCCGACCCGATGGTGGACCTTTCCCGCGTGGAGGCCGTGCGCAAGCTGCTCGGCGACGCCTTCCCCGTCGCGGTCGACGCCAACCAGCAGTGGGACCGACCGACCGCCTCCCGCGTCGGCCGCGCGCTGGAGCCGATGAACCTGTTCTGGATCGAAGAGCCGCTCGACGCCTACGACGCCGAAGGCCACGCCCGGCTCGCCGCCGCCCTCGACACCCCGATCGCGACCGGCGAGATGCTGACCTCCGTCGCCGAGCACTTCGAGCTGATCCGCAACGACAGCGTCGACTTCATCCAGCCGGACGCCGGCCGGGTGGGCGGGATCACCCAGTTCCTGAAGATCATGGCGCTCGCCGACTTCAAGGGCCTCAAGATGGCGCCGCACTTCGCCATGGAGATCCACCTCCACCTCTGCGCCGCCTACCCCCGCGAGCCCTGGGTGGAGCACTTCGACTGGCTGGAGCCGCTGTTCGACGAAACGCTCGAAATCCGCGACGGCCGCATGGTGGTGCCGAACCGCCCCGGCCTCGGCTTCACCATCAGCGAGCAGGCCCGCGCCTGGACGGTCGCGACGCACGAGGAGGGCAAGCGGGGGTAG